ATCAGCTTCACTTTTCCGTTAAAGCAATACAGCTTGTATTCCGCCAAGCAATCGGAAAAATCAATGTATTTGTCGCACAAAATGCGCGGCTTGATGTTTTTATAATTCTTTTCTCTGTCTTTGTAATAGAAATTGGTTTTCAGCCACTTATCAAACTTTTGCTTGGCATCCGCCTTATCAAGCTTTTCCTTATCGGTAACGATAATGTTAAAGCCCGAGGCATGGGTTGCCTTTAATGCAAAGCTTTTAGGCAATTTATCAAAATCAATTTCATCAAAAGAATTGTAAACGCCCAAAACTTCATTCAAAACCTCTTCGCCGACACATTCTTTCACATAGTTATGTACTTCGTACTTGTCGGTATATTTATCATATCCGTACTTTTCATCCTTTAATTTTTCCGCAATGATATGCTGATTAAAGGTTTTTGGATTTTTAATGTCCATCCGCTTACCGAACACAATAAAGTACAAAAGCTTTGAATAACTTTCATCGCTCATCAGCTTGGGAAACCGCTGACTGAACTTTATGGTAAGCACTTTAAGTACCATTTTAATTTTCCACAGCATATGTATTAAACCTCGTTAAAGCAATCCACATATTGCTTGATAATCTCATCAATTTTGAGCTTGGAATCAATAAATGCCTTTGCATTGTTGCAAATTTCGTCATATTCTGCTTGTTCCATATCGCAAAAGGCTTCAATCGCCTGCTCAAATTTTTCAGGGGCAGAAAGAGGCAACGCACAACCGCCGTTTGCCTGATTGATTCCGTTCCAGGGTGTGGTATCGCTGATGATAATGGGACGCTTGTGAATCATACCCTCCACAATGGAGTGTCCGTAATTTTCACCGATGGTAGGCATGTAGTAGGCATGGTACTTTGATACCGTTTTGCCCACATCCTCATGGTCTACCGAACCGCAATAGTTCAGCTTCACATTTTCGGGCAGCTGAACTGCAAAGCACTTGTCATAGTATTCTCTGTTTTCGATGGGCCCGTAAATATCATAGGTTACATTGCCCTTGATATTTTTAAGACGTTCCACACCGTAAAGCAAATTTTTGGTATCCTGAATACGCGCAATATAACAAAGTTTTAAATCGCCTTTTTCCTTTGTAATGGGCTTAATCTGGCTGTTATCCGCATAAGAAAAATTGTTGATATTGTAAATATCTTTGGCAGAAATGCCCATATATTTTACCATATCGTTAAGCTCTTCGTTGCCTGTTGCCTGATATTTTACACCTTTTAAGTACCCAAGCCATTTCAAAGCTTTGGTGTACACCGACTTTTTCAGATAGCCCTGCTTAAAGCGGTTTTCGCAGATTTCACCCCGAGGCGCAATCACAACACCCACATTTTTATGCTTTTTCTTGTATTTCAAAACGGGAATCACATGATTGTGGCTGAAAAAGCTGTTCTGGTAAATCACATCAGGCTGAACTTCCTCAATAATGGGATAAATATCTTTTCCGGAGGTTTTGCCGTATGGGCAATAAAATACCTTCCCGAAATCAAAAGTATTCCATCCGTTTTCAATGCCCGGAAGCGGTTTGGAATCCCCTACCTCAAAATTCTGAGAAATGATATAAACTTCAAAATCATTTTTGATTGCCTGCACCACATTCATAATGCTCACCGGAGGTCCGCCACCGTTCTTCTGGGGCGGAAACAGCGATGCCATAATCAGTAATTTTCTCATTTTACTTTCCCTCTTTTACATCTTTAAACAGTTGTTTAAACTGCTCTGCTACTCTTTCTTTTGAATATATTTCTTCTGTCGCTTTTCTTGCATTTTTGCCCATCTCAAGGCGTTTTTCCTTGTTTTCATACAAATCCAGCACACAGGATGCAATGTCCTTTGCGGTTAAGCTTTCGGGACAAACCCCTGCATTGTTGTTTATCACGGTATTGTAAAGGTCATTGTCTTTGTTACAAACCGCAAGTATCGGCATACCGCAAGCCATCATGTTGAACGTTTTGCTGGGCATAAAAAGTTCCGACATTTTATCTTCCTGGGAAACCAAGCCCACATCCCCCGACGCCATAGACATCTGAAAAACATCTTCAGGCTGGTGCGGTAACAGTTTTACATTTTCAGCACCATTATCTATTGCCGCCTGCACAAAATCGCAACCGGGACCTTTGCCGATAAACAAAAACAGAATATCTTTTTTATCTTCCAACGCATTAGCCGATTCCAAAAGAAGCGGAATGTTGTGTCCTAAGCCCAGCTTCCCCGAATACAGCACAACGAATTTTCCCTCTAATCCCTGCTCTTTGATGAAGCGGTTTTCTTCTTTTGGGATAGGCTTCATAAAATCAGGGTCGCAAGGATACGGAATCACTGCAATATCCTGCTTTTTCTTTAGTGGCTTGTTGATGCTTTTGGCCATTACTTCACCTAATGTCACAATTTTATCAATTTTCGGGAAAGTGCGATTGTTTAAAAAATGCCACCCTTTACAAATCAAATGCACAACGGGATTGCCTGTGCTTTTTTCCACCACATGCGGATAAATATCCCAGTTCATAAAAACAAATTTAGATTTGGTCTTTTTCTTACACCACACACCAAGCAAACTGTTAATGGGCGGATTGGAAGTAGCATACACCAAATCAAATTGCATATTTTTATTCTGCTTCATAAATTTACGCACATCTTTGCGGTACTTTATCCAGCAAATAAAACGACTTTTTAACGAGCGAGGGTCATGGGGTGCTGTTTTATGAATTGTAATATTCGGCTGTTCTTTCGGTTCGCTGCCGGTTAAAAGATGCACTTCGTCGCCCTCAAAAATTTTAGATAGTTGTTCTACCTCATCAGAACCTAGGTTCTGATTCAACACAAGAACTCTCATAATTTATCCCACTTTTCTTTTTTATACTTTATCCTCGTTAATTGCCGTCTGATATTTTCCGTTTTTTCCGAGTGCTATATCTTCAACTTGTTCCAGAACAAATTCACCTGCACCAAAGCAATCTCTTAAACGATCTAAAAGCTGTTCCCGGTCTGATTCCTCAATTCTGCCAACATATTTTAAAATATAAACATAATTTTTCTTTTGTACCATCTGATACTTTACGATGCCGGTAAACGGTTCTGTAACCGCCGCCATCATCACATTGCTTACAGCTCTGCCATCTGTTGCAGTTAACTGTCCTGCAACACGCCCGTGCAGTTGTTCCAATGTTGTAATGGCTCCGCGTTCCTCCAAAGAAACACCCAAGTCGCCCGTGTCGTACCGAATCAACGGCATTGCGCGATTATATAAATCCGTAAGAACAATTCGTCCGATTTCGCCCGACTCTACAGGTTCATCCGAATCAAGCTTCAGAATTTCAAAATAAATACTTGCCGTATTCAAATATAGCTTCTCTTCATACGCCTTTGTAATGCCAAACAAACCGTTCTCTTCGTTGTCATAGCGATTAAAAACAGGACATTCAAAGGCCTGCTCCAGATTCCTTTTAAGCTGTATGGACAGCATATCCGAATCACATACAATCAATTTAACTTTAAATGCTTTACAATCTATCTTTTCACGTTGTATAAACAGCAGAAACTCTTTCATCGCAGACGCATAGCCAAACAAAACGCATTTTTTGTGTTTTTTCAGATACAACGCAAGCTCTTTTTTCTTTGCATCATCAAAAGTGGCGATGTTTACATTATAAACATTCTGCATAAAAGACTTTAGTTTAGACTGCTTATAATTGCTCACCCAGTTCCGGATAAATATGTATTTTGTGCCTAGTTTCCAGCCTATCCGGTTATGACAATATACTAAATCACAAACTGTTCGGT
This is a stretch of genomic DNA from Clostridia bacterium. It encodes these proteins:
- a CDS encoding glycosyltransferase, which translates into the protein MRKLLIMASLFPPQKNGGGPPVSIMNVVQAIKNDFEVYIISQNFEVGDSKPLPGIENGWNTFDFGKVFYCPYGKTSGKDIYPIIEEVQPDVIYQNSFFSHNHVIPVLKYKKKHKNVGVVIAPRGEICENRFKQGYLKKSVYTKALKWLGYLKGVKYQATGNEELNDMVKYMGISAKDIYNINNFSYADNSQIKPITKEKGDLKLCYIARIQDTKNLLYGVERLKNIKGNVTYDIYGPIENREYYDKCFAVQLPENVKLNYCGSVDHEDVGKTVSKYHAYYMPTIGENYGHSIVEGMIHKRPIIISDTTPWNGINQANGGCALPLSAPEKFEQAIEAFCDMEQAEYDEICNNAKAFIDSKLKIDEIIKQYVDCFNEV
- a CDS encoding glycosyltransferase family 4 protein, coding for MRVLVLNQNLGSDEVEQLSKIFEGDEVHLLTGSEPKEQPNITIHKTAPHDPRSLKSRFICWIKYRKDVRKFMKQNKNMQFDLVYATSNPPINSLLGVWCKKKTKSKFVFMNWDIYPHVVEKSTGNPVVHLICKGWHFLNNRTFPKIDKIVTLGEVMAKSINKPLKKKQDIAVIPYPCDPDFMKPIPKEENRFIKEQGLEGKFVVLYSGKLGLGHNIPLLLESANALEDKKDILFLFIGKGPGCDFVQAAIDNGAENVKLLPHQPEDVFQMSMASGDVGLVSQEDKMSELFMPSKTFNMMACGMPILAVCNKDNDLYNTVINNNAGVCPESLTAKDIASCVLDLYENKEKRLEMGKNARKATEEIYSKERVAEQFKQLFKDVKEGK